A DNA window from Argopecten irradians isolate NY chromosome 10, Ai_NY, whole genome shotgun sequence contains the following coding sequences:
- the LOC138332800 gene encoding uncharacterized protein yields MNISKSCGEDITTSESNEEFTADQQPKQNVRRRHRFPRLDFSRDYWPSVPFMGRKSQSSHGHTVLNNDSSPISTLERNIESEKTLTVKPSLERVLAFGRRAKLSLSNFGRCLHKNYTHSDDEELEVYGGKAEPRLELRTLTSVTNENAATTSKSLDSTYEEEVTREMPS; encoded by the exons ATGAATATCTCTAAATCATGCGGAGAAGACATAACAACATCCGAGTCTAACGAAGAATTCACAGCAGACCAGCAACCGAAACAAAACGTGAGACGGCGACATCGATTTCCACGCCTAGATTTCAGCCGAGATTATTGGCCTTCTGTACCATTCATGGGAAGGAAGAGTCAGAGTTCTCACGGGCATACTGTTTTGAATAATGATTCCAGTCCGATTAGTACACTGGAGCGAAACATTGAGTCCGAAAAAACATTGACTGTTAAACCTAGCTTGGAGAGAGTTCTCGCTTTTGGACGTCGGGCGAAGCTGTCACTTTCCAACTTTGGTCGTTGTCTTCATAAAAACTATACCCACTCAGATGACGAAGAGCTCGAGGTTTATGGAGGAAAGGCCGAACCAAGACTGGAACTTCGAACTCTTACATCAGTAACTAATGAG AATGCAGCCACCACCAGTAAAAGTTTGGATTCGACTTACGAGGAAGAGGTGACGAGGGAAATGCCATCATAA